In one window of Zingiber officinale cultivar Zhangliang chromosome 11A, Zo_v1.1, whole genome shotgun sequence DNA:
- the LOC122032201 gene encoding uncharacterized protein LOC122032201 has product MRRHLIHHSHLLVSRLRPPPPRTTFTSSAQVPSLNAFLRPFSSSSDSEVATPPVPAASVAEALKGDPLVEDVSNKELKRRLELYYKDDSEEALQSVMEAILKRRLSRKHEETDDELIEELRMTPLTDVKDQEFESDFEEMHTTDEEIDNLYNAREHVEKKLMKNKHFNVNDQKWDDFVRDATEKGFLKDTKECEDILEDMVDYRKLLPDEVKQKVEAKFNELGEMCERGESPTDEYSLFEDKIVAECMEKMEEEPPEEDKKVKSDDPPGEGPILRWQSRVVFGPGGDAWHPKNRKVKLSVTVKELGLSRYAFRRLCEVVGKRYHSGKDELTITSERFEHREENRKDCLRTLLALIEDAEAADELVEKARHAYAKDRLKANPHFMQRLKAKTAKLQLAAPA; this is encoded by the exons ATGAGACGTCACCTAATCCATCACTCCCATCTTCTCGTCAGCCGCCTCCGCCCTCCGCCTCCCCGGACAACCTTCACCTCCTCGGCACAAGTCCCTTCCCTCAATGCCTTCCTCCGCCCTTTCTCCTCTTCATCCGACTCCGAGGTCGCTACTCCTCCCGTGCCAGCTGCCTCCGTGGCTGAAGCCCTCAAGGGCGATCCCCTGGTCGAGGACGTCAGCAACAAAG AGCTGAAGCGCCGGCTCGAGTTATACTATAAGGACGATAGCGAGGAGGCTCTGCAGTCGGTTATGGAGGCAATCTTGAAGCGGCGGCTGTCAAGGAAGCATGAGGAAACTGATGACGAGCTAATTGAAGAGCTACGGATGACCCCGCTCACGGATGTGAAGGATCAGGAGTTTGAATCTGATTTCGAAGAGATGCACACCACGGATGAGGAAATCGACAATCTTTACAATGCCAGGGAGCATGTGGAGAAAAAGCTGATGAAAAATAAGCACTTCAATGTGAATGACCAGAAGTGGGATGACTTTGTCCGGGATGCCACTGAGAAGGGATTCCTGAAGGACACCAAAGAGTGCGAGGATATCCTGGAAGATATGGTTGACTACCGCAAGCTCCTTCCAG ATGAGGTAAAACAAAAGGTTGAGGCAAAGTTCAATGAGTTGGGTGAAATGTGTGAAAGAGGAGAATCACCAACTGATGAATACAGTCTGTTTGAGGATAAGATAGTTGCGGAATGTATGGAGAAAATGGAAGAAGAACCCCCTGAAGAAGATAAGAAAGTAAAATCAGATGACCCACCTGGTGAAGGACCTATTTTAAGATGGCAGTCTCGTGTTGTATTCGGTCCTGGTGGTGATGCATGGCATCCAAAAAATAGAAAAGTGAAACTTTCAGTGACTGTTAAAGAGCTGGGGCTTTCACGGTATGCTTTTCGCAGATTGTGTGAAGTAGTTGGAAAAAGGTATCATTCGGGTAAAGACGAGCTAACAATTACCAGTGAAAG GTTTGAACACCGAGAAGAGAACAGGAAAGATTGCCTTAGGACACTGCTCGCGTTGATAGAAGATGCAGAGGCAGCGGATGAGTTGGTAGAAAAGGCTCGCCATGCTTACGCCAAGGATAGACTGAAAGCCAATCCTCACTTTATGCAGAGGTTGAAAGCCAAGACTGCAAAATTACAATTAGCTGCACCTGCATAA